Below is a genomic region from Deltaproteobacteria bacterium.
CTCGGGGTGGTTACGAGCTGCCCTCGCATGGATAAAAAAGTGTCGTCGTTTGCGCGCGCGCGTTAAGCCAGCGCGATCATGGCGCCCTGCCGACCGGTTTTGCCCTGGTCTCGGCGGTATGAAAAATAACCCTCTTGGCTTTGGGTACAATGACGAATTACTTCAACGCGGCTTGGATCGAGACCAGCTTCTAACAAAAGTGCTCTATTTAATCCCTGTAAATCAGCTCGTGCTTTACCATCGGGACGATCTTCAATCATCGAGCTCTCGCCCAGCGAATCTCGAAGCTCAACCGCCACTTCTGCGCCAATCTCAAATGCCTCGAAACCAATAGAAGGCCCTATTGCAGCACAAAGCTCATTAAGCTCCGCCCCAGCCTCAACCAAAGCCTCGATCGCAACCTTGGCAATCTTGAGGTTGGTACCACGCCATCCGGCGTGAATCGCACATACTGTTGTGCCCGACTGGTCTGCTAACAAAATGGGAACACAATCTGCGGTGAGAATTGCAATGGCTGCTTTTCGGTCACGGGTCCATAACCCATCGGCCTGAATTTGCTTACCTGCGTTTTGGGTAACCTGAACCAGGCCGTTGCCATGAACTTGCTTTACCGTAATCAATCGGGCCGACTTCTTACCCACGGCGTGCATGGCTCGTCGCTGATTTTCAAGTACCGCAGCTCGCTCATCGCCCACCCGAAGGCTTAGATTCAAACTGCTAAAAGCCCCCTCGGAACAGCCACCGGTTATTCCGGTAAAACCATGAACAATGTTGGGGATAGCCGACAAGACGTGAGAACGGCGTAATATTTCAGGTTTGGCCGGCTCCTGAAAAGCGGGCTTAAGATCAATCGCTTGGGTTTGTGGCATGCGCTCAGTTAACCCGCAGAAGAACCAGAACGAGTAGACTTACTGGCTTTGCGTTCTTGAATGGTTCCAATGCGCTGTCCCATACGAACGGCTGCGCCTTCGGTGAGACCTTCCAGGGTGACACGGCCTTTTTCACCGACTAACACAACAGTTGAACCCAATTCGAAGCTTCCCAGATGGGCACCTTTTTGAATCAAATGAGCGGGGTCATACTTATAAACCTGCTGACTCTGGCCCTTACGGTTGGTCTGCAAGTTAGGGTCGTAGGGAACGGATATGCGGCCGACTAAAGTGGCACCTACTTTAACAACCGCCAATCGTCCTGCATCCGCAGAATCCAAATAAGTGATCAACCGTTCGTTTCGGGCGAAAAGAGCATCAACGCGTTCCAATGCTTCAGGGAATACGGGCATCAGTGCACCTGGAATCAAGGAAGCTTCTGAAACTACACCAGCCGCCGGCGCATGAATCAAGTGGTAGTCTTTCGGCGATAAATACAATGTTACGTAAGGACCGCCTTCGTATCGCTTTGCTTCCTCGTCATCGTAAAGCAGATCGCTAAGCTTATAACTGCGACCCTTTACCTGGAACATCGTGCCATTCTCAACAGTCCCTGCAGAACCCACTCGGCCATCAACCGGGCTCACCAAAGCGGTGGGGTCGGGCTCAATGCGGCGTGCACCTTGCTTGAGACTACGAACAAATAAATCCTCAAGGCATGGGTAAGCACCAATCGCGGGATTGGCAGCTTCCTGCATATTGATCCCCGTGGCTTTTACAAAAGTACTTTTGAGAAGATGGATTGCAACTTTGGGATGCTTGCGCCGGGCAAGCCAGCCCCACATCCGTGAGACTACGGCCTGTGGAATGCGATCCACGAACTCTACAACGTATTTGCGATTCATTTCGTTCCCTTTAGTACTGGAAGCTATCTTTATGCTGGAGACAAGCCCCCGTTCAAGGTTTAGCACAAGACAAATGTCTGCGAAGCCTCTTCAGGCGCTTTTTCCCGATTCCTCGAACCGCCAAAAGCTCATCGACTTGCTTAAATGGTCCGCTATGGTCCCGGTATTCGATAATTGCCGCGCTGAGGCTGGGTCCAATACCATCCAGGAGCGCCAAATCTCCGGCGCTGACCTTATTGAGCAATAAAGGCAGATCAGCCACAAGCCTCATTTCAGCCTGCATACCACCGCGCTCTACATAACAATCTTGGTTCACCAGGCTTACGCGGTCTCCCGGGTTGAGAATTCCGCATGAAGAAAAAGCTGAATCCGGGTCACAGTTAAGGCGGGACGTTCCTTGCCCTACCACCTCAATCGGTAGCTGGCAGTGAGATGGCTTGATCGTGGTGGGGGCTGCAAGGGCTAGCTCCACGGCTGTGAGGCTCAACCAAAGGCCAAGTGAAGCAGCAAGAAGTCCTGCTCCTAAAGCGACCGTGCCTTTCTGATCAGGCACTCTCAGCTCTCACCTTGGTGCCTGCGAGTTCAAACGAATCATGAAGTGCGCGAACCGCCGCTTCAACCTGCTCGCGCTCAATCACACAGGTTACTTTAATTTCAGAGGTCGTAATCATTTGAATGTTTACGTTTGCCGCCTTGAGGGATTCGAACATGGCCGCCGCCACACCGGGATGCGCACGCATGCCAACTCCAACAATTGAAACCTTGGCGATTTTGTCGTCGACCTCAAAACTCTCGGCACGTACTTCCGAAGCGATTTTTTGCAATATGTCACTGGCCTCAGCCAAATCCGTCATACCAACCGTGAAGGAAAGATCCGTGGTCCCATCCTTAGAAGTGTTTTGAACAATCACATCGACGTTGATGTTTGCGCCGGCAAGCGTGGTAAAAATCTGCGCAGCGATACCTGGCTGGTCGGGAACCTGACGCAATGTCAGTTTGGCTTCATTCGCATTATGCGAAACCCCACGCACTACCAGTTTTTCAATAGTATCATCTTCACTGCGCACCAGAGTTCCTGGGTTGTCGGTAAAGGTCGAACGAACGCGAATCGGGATATCGTGATTCATAGCCAACTCCACACTGCGAATCTGTAAAACTTTCGAGCCTTGTGAGGCCATTTCCATCATTTCATCAAAACTAATTTCATCGAGCTTTCGAGCGTCCGGAACAATCCGTGGGTCGGCCGTAAACACGCCTTCCACATCGGTATAAATCTCGCACTCATCAGCACCAAGCCCAGCAGCAAGCGCCACCGCACTGGTATCTGAACCGCCGCGGCCGAGAGTGGTAAGGTTGCCCTCTGCATCAATACCTTGAAAACCCGTCGCTACAACCACTTCCCCATTATTCAAGGGGCCGTGAACCGCATCACTGTCGAGAGTGAGAATGCGCGCGCGAGAAAATGCGCCATCGGTTCGCAAACGCATTTGCGTGCCAGTCATGGATCGTGCGGGTGTTCCCCGTTCACGTAAGGCCATGGCCAACAAAGCAGCTGAAGCTTGTTCACCGGTTGCCAAGAGTTGGTCTGCCTCACGTGCATCAGGCCGTTTAGAAACAGCATGTGCGAGACCAAGGAGCCTATCGGTTTCCCCCTGCATTGCAGAGACAACCACAACGACTTTCACACCCGTCTTGGCACGACGAGCGACGCGTTCGGCTACGTGAATAATTTTTTCTGGCGTTCCGACGGAACTGCCGCCAAATTTCTGTACTACGAGTTCCATAATGCAATGCATTATAAATTTTGGAGCAATGTGCAACCCCAGAAAATACGATCAGGCACTAGAATTTGTCAGAATTGTTCAACGGCGGCGGCGAAAAATACCGAGCACACCAAGAAGCCACCATAATCCAGCCGGATTCGCCTGACATCCACCGGCGTCATAGTCAGGGGCACATTCAGGATCGCAGGGGCAATTGTTGTTACATTTTGTCGTCGTATCGCAGGTACAAGCAGGCGGAGCTGGCTCAACGGGCTCAGGGCGATCGCCTAAACGAGGGGGTAAAACCGACCCACAAAGTCCGTACTCGTTGCAAAAGTCGTCTTCACATCCAGCAGTCACGCAAGATTCAAAACAGCGGCCAAATGTTGGGTCTTCGACATCGGCTCGGCAGACATAACCGTCTCGGCAATCTGAGCTGTATTCACATGTTGGAACACAAAAATCATAACGCCCAAAATCAACGCAATCGTAACCGGTTTCACATGGCTTCTCGTCGCGGCAAGTGACGGCACAAAAACCACCTAGAAAACCGTAATCGCCTTCGGTCAAACACGTACCATTATCGGAGCATTCATTGTTTTGAATGCAAGCACCACCTGGTGTACTCGGGCCGTCGTGGCTGCAATTACCTGTCGTATAATTGCAAGTCTCCCCTTCGCCGCATCCCAAAACGGTACACGATGGTGAGCAGGCCAAATTGCCAGAGGCTGTTTCTAAACAGTCGTAACCACTTCGACAATCGTCACGGGTTTCACAACCATCAAAACAAGCATAGTTGTTGCCCCAAAGCCGTTCACAAGTACCATCTCCTGGGCATTCATCTTCGCAACCAATGCTGCAATAACCGTTGGGGTAGCCGTAATCGATTAAGAGGCACGTTCCTGTTTGACCACACTCATAATCTTGTGTGCACGGAGCACCTATCGCCGTAATCGCCGGAGCGCAGTTGGGATCGGCATCATCGGATAACCCATCGCAATCGTCATCTAGACCATTCTCGCAATCCTCTGGAAGGGGTGCGCATACTTCTCCGCCAGTGGCCATTTGAACCGCGCGAAAAGAGTTCACCCGACCAAAGCCGTAGTAAGGATTGAATTCATCTTCATATGGCTGATTGCCTATTTTATCCGCTGTCGCCATCAAAATGCTGGCCACCTGTGCACGGGTAAAAGACGAATCAATGCTGAAAATCAGCCCTGCGATGCCAGCTGCCACGGGTGTAGCCGCGCTTGTTCCACCGAACTGGAATGTATAATCGCCGCTAGAATAACCGCCGCCGCTTTGAATATCGGTCGTTACAGAACCCGCTGGCGCCGTAATATCGAGCTGGTTGCCCCAATTGCTGTAGTACTCTTTGAGGTCTCTTGAGTCGGTTGCTCCCACGCCTAACACAGATGGATGGCTGGCCAATTCGTAATCAAAGTTCTCTCGATACTCGTTGCCCGAAGCAAAAAGAATCAGTGCACCGGCGCCCTCACGGCTCTCATCTGCAACTGACTGAATCGCTGCCTGCATGGCACTGGGGATACTGGAAGGTTCTGCCGTTCCCCAACTGTTGGATAAAATAGAGGCGCCATGATCTGCGGCCCATTCAAACGCATCCACATCAGCACCGTATCGCCCATAACCATTTTCACTCATGATACGAATTGGCATCACTGAACAGCCAGGGCAGATACCAACAACTCCGGTTGCATTGTTGATGGCGGCAGCAGCAAGCCCGGCACAACTGGTACCATGACCGTCGTATGTATCGGGTGTAGGGTCTTCATCAAACTCAAGTGAGTCGCGTGGGTGAACCAAACGGCCTTCAAATTCTGGATGCGACAAATCGACTCCCGAATCAATGATGGCGATGATTACATCTGCAGAACCAGTTTCCAGATCCCAAGCAGCCCGGGCACCCACAAGGTTGAGGTGCCACTGATCTTCAGTCAGTGGATCGTCAGGCTCAAGTGTACGGCTTTTTTGATAAATGAAATCGGGGTGGGCGTAATCAACTCCGCGAAGACCAGCCAGCCGCTGAGCGGCCTCGACTGTATTCTCGGGTAAAACCTCAGCAACATAAGTGCGGCCGTCGTCGAGTCGTAATTTAAAATCTGCAACGCCAGCCATTGTCAGAATCTGTTCTTGGTCCGCTTGAGAAAGTCCGGCATCAAAGCGCAAAAGAATCTTACCATCCGCTATCAAGTGACTTGTTTGACCTTCTCGGGTGTAGACCGCAAGCTCCTTGATATTCGTGTGTAATTGCTTGGCTTGCTCGATTTGTTTGAGCGTCGCCGGCGTTGCGTTGAGCAAATAGAAATCGTTGAAAAGCCACTGCACCTCGGAAGCTTTGAGGTGGCTGGCTATATCCTGGATGGTTGCCGGGTTGGGGGCCTCGACGGCCAAAACTGTCGAATCAGGCTCAAGGGTAACCATTCCGGTTGCTGTCTGAAAAGACAACGTCATACCCATCACTGCGGTTGTTAGAATTGCTATTAGCATTGGGACCCCATTGTTCCATCATATACCGCGCGACCGCATTTGTACGTATTTCACGCGCCGTAAATGGCCTCTCGAATATTTTTCAAATGGGCAAAGGTGAAAAATAGTTCGCTTACCGGGTGAAGATCTTTAAACAAATCTCCTCACAATGGCGGCAAGTTAACACAGCCAGGTCCGGTCCAGCAACCATGAAGAGAAGGCGCGCCAGGTAAGAGTGATTGTAGAACTGGATTAAAGAGGAACGATCAAGCCCAGCTCAATGCGTTCCTGACGATGCTGCTCAATCACTTCACGGAAAATCTTAACCACGCGCACATCGAACTGCTTCCCAGCAAAGCGATCAAGCTCTCCCATGGCTACGATATGAGGCAGTGCCTTGCGATAAGGTCTGTCTGTCGTCATGGCATCATAGGCATCAGCAACCGCCAAAATCCTTGATTCCATTGGGATTTCTTCACCTTCAAGCCCCGCCGGATAGCCTGAGCCGTCCCAAGCTTCGTGGTGATGATAGACGCAGGGAACCAAATGCCTCAGAAAGCTAATCGGTTCTAAAATTCGTTTGCCGTGAACAGGGTGAGACTTAATCAGCTCATACTCTTCGGGCGTAAGTCGTTGGGGTTTGTTGAGCTTGTCGATGCGGATACCGATTTTGCCAATATCGTGCATCAAACCGCCGTGCTCAATACGATCCACATCCATCGGGGGCAGGTTCATGGCCTCGGCAATCATCTTCGAGTACATCGCGACCCGATCGGAGTGGCCTTGCGTGTAAGCATCTTTGGCTTCCAAGGCACGCTGAAGGCTTTCAATCGTACCCGTGAATGTACCTTTAAGGTTTTTGTACATCCGCGCAGTCTCGATGGCATTGGCAGCTTTACCCCCTAAAATAGACAAACCTTTTCGTTGGCCTTCACGAAATAAAGAGGCCGAGTTCAAGGACATAGCTGCCAAAAAGCCAAATGGAGAGCCCCGCATTTTCAGCGGAACTGCCATGTAGGCCCCCACTTTGTGTTCAGCTGTTTGAGGGCGGTTCATCCAGCTGCATGTCTCATTACCCAGTCCGACAAGCCCCTGTCCGTTGACGACCTCCTGAAACAAAGCCTCGCGGTTGATACCGACCCGGTCACTTCCAAAACCCGCCTTTTCAATGAGCGTTCCAGGTTTTTCAGGATCGGCGACCACGATGGAGACACAGTCCGCCCGAAATTGGTTACGCACGGTAGAGACAATCAACTCCAACTGGTCATCAAGTGGCATCGAACTCGAGAGCGCTTCAGAGAGTTCATAAATTCCGACAGTCTCACGTAAGGCTAGGTTTTCACGGCTTAATTGTTGTTCACGCAGTGCCTTGGTTACCAGAGTCAAAATCTGCTCTGTCTTAAAGGGCTTAAGGATATAATCAAAAGATCCCAGCTTCATGGCCTCAATCGCAGATTCCACGGTGCCGAAACCGGTCATCATAATAGTGACCACATCCTCGTCGAAGTCTCGGATGCGCCGAATCAGCTCTAAGCCAGTCATTTTAGGCATTTTCATGTCGGTGAGCACCAAATCGAAGGATTCGGTCTTCATCAACTTGAGTGCCGCTGGACCACAATCCACCGCATCAGCGGTGAGCCCTGCGATCTCTAGGCACTCCACCAAAAGCTCTCGAATAAGCGGCTCATCGTCCACAACCAGCACCCGGCTGGGCGGACATTCTAATTCTTTCTGCTCTGCTTCCATGGGTTTTATTTAATCCGATCGATACCTGAACTTGACGAACATACCAGAGTTATCGCAAAACAGCCTGCATTGACAATCAGGTGCGCACTTTCTAGGGTGCCGCCGGAACAGCAACAACCCTTTCTTCAATAGAAAAGAGTATGAACGATGCAACTACGGTCCAACCCGAAGACCATAGTATCATTGGCAGTCGCCCTAACAGCCTTGTTAATAACAGGCTGCGCCAAAGATACCCTCTCCCAGCTGAGTTACACAGTGGAAGAGTTCGTGCAAAACACAAGCCCAGAAATCGATATCCTTTGGGTAGTCGACAACTCTAACTCCATGGCCGCGAACCAAAATGGCATTGGTGAATCTTTTCAAGCATTCATCAACAACTTGGTTGAAACCGGCGTCGACTATCATATCGGTGTGGTTTCTACGGACACAGCTGATGGCGGTATCCTACACACCGGCGTGAGTGGTGAACTTTTCATCGATCCTACGACCATCGGTCCACAAGACGCATTTCTCGACAATGTAAAGGTTGGTACTTTTGGCTCAGCTTCAGAAAAAGCATTTGAAGCGGCCTCTCTTGCACTCGGTGTTGGCCTTGGTCAATGGAATCCGGGCGAAGATCCGGTACCGCCTAACAGCAATTTCATTCGAGACAATGCTACGCTTTTTATCATTATGGTTAGCGACGAAGATGATAAGAGCTTTGGCCCTGTGTCTTACTACCGAAAATTATTCGAAAGCTACAAAGGCCCAGGCAACGAAAGTAAAATCAGTGTTTCATCCATCGTGGGTGACCCTGGTACAGGATGCTCTGGTACCATCGGTAACGCACAGCCTGGCGACCGTTACATCGATTTAGCCAGCCAAACCGGCGGCGTTTTCGCAAGTATCTGTGATGAGTTCAGCGAGACACTTCGGGAACTTTCACTGACGGCATCTGGTCTCAAATCGAGATTCGAGCTCACAGCAATTCCAGACCGGTCGATGTTGCTCCCGTGCGGTTCGCTAGCGCCTGCTGCCTTTTGTGTAAAAGTAGACGATGTCGCTGTTGCACAGGGCAGTAATTCTGATGGTTGGACGTACAACGAATCAACCAACTCTATTCTGTTTGGCGCCAACAGCGTCCCTGAAGCTCAGAGCAAAATCACTGTTAAGTTCCGAGGGTTCCCACAATGAAAAATCTATCTATCTTAACTTTCGCCCTCGTCGGTTTTTTTGCGCTCGTTGGCTGCAAGGCAACTGGAGCCTCTATTGACGGGTGCTCAGACGATTCTGAATGCCCTGCAGGTCAAGCTTGCGATATTCCAACGGCCACCTGCAAGTGCACCACAGACGATGCTTGTGAGCTTGCTCTCGGCGCTGGTTACGAATGCAACGATTTCGGGTCTTGTCAGCCTCGACCACCATGCCTTGGTAATCAAGACTGCGCAGAAGGCGAAATTTGTAACTCGGCTGATGCAACGGGCGGTATTTGTATACCTGCCGGCGATTGTGGTTCTACAGTTCATTGCGACTTTAACGAGTACTGCAACCCCACAACAGGTGAGTGCGAAGACGGCTGCCGCAATGTTGGTGACTGCCAGCTTGGCTATGTCTGCCAAGACAATGCATGTGTACCAGGTAACTGCACAACTTGCCCAACCAGCCCTACAGTAGACGCAACTTATTGTGACTACGGCGAAGTCTGCACCGAAGCCGGCGCGTGTGTTCCGCACCCTGTTCAATCTACGCTCTGCGACACCTGCGGGCAAAACTCGCTAACACAGTGCGGACTCGACACCATCTGCCTCTTGGATGACATGAGTAATTCAGGCGGTGCTTACTGCGCTCCTGTATGCGACGTAGACGCTGATTGCCCCAACGGTTATCCTGGCTGCGGCGGTGTTCAAACAGTGGGCCAAACCGGTTGCACAAGTGATCTTGACTGCCTCAGCGGCGGTGTCTGCCTCTCCACCTCTGAGGGTGATTTAACCTATTGCAGCTGCGTTTCCAATGCTGATTGTGTTACCAAAGAAGGTCTCTGTGACACCACTCTTGGATTTGGTTTTTGCCTGACAGACGGCAGCCCCTGTAATCAAGATCTTGAGTGTAACTTCTGCGCTAACGGTACATGTGCTAATGCTCCCGGTATCCGCTGTAACACCGAAGCCGACTGTTTATCTTCCTGTGTGATGCAAGAGCTTGGCGATGGCAGCTCCATCGGTTCATGCCAGACCAACTGGAAAGTATGCGGCAAAGAGCAGGGCGTAACCTGCACAGAGCTGCAAAGCGGCTTGGCTGAGTGTACTGAACTCTAAGTGAGTCTTCTATAAATATTAAAAGGGCGGCCTTAAGGTCGCCCTTTTTTTTGTCCAGTTCCCCGCCTCGAGATTAAAAAACCAGCATGTACCTGTGTTCATGGATGCGAAATGAATACGAAGATGCTACGCTCCGCAGAGAAAAGATGCCTACACCCAAGAGCGCCCACTCTAAGCGTTGCAAGGCAATCATTTCTTTGAGGCACCGATGCAACCCTTAGGAAACAAGTTCATTACGATTTTCATCTGCGCCCTACTCTGCGGCTGCGCCGAACTTGGTTCAAACTCTCAAGAGTCTTTGAATGATCCAAGCGGCTTAGCAACAAGCTGCCCCCAAAAGGATAGGTCATGGACTTTTCTATTCTACATTGTGGCAGATGACGGTGGTTCAAGCTTTGACGCCAGCACAACGCGCTACCTCAATACGATGCCGCCCCTTCCAAACAACGTAGAAGCACTGGTTTTAGTCGATAGATGCTCAGCTCCTCTTTGGCCTATTTCAACAACCACGGGACCAGTGCTTGATAGCTGCGCCCAGCTTTACCAAATTCAGCGTGATGGAAGCCCACAGCTTTTAGATACGGCGCCTTATAAATTAAGTTGGCTCCAAGGCTTTGAGGGCGATCTCAATATGGGTAGTTACGAGACGCTTTCACAATTTGTCCTCTTTGGTCTCAAGCATACCAGCACAACCAACTATGGATTGATGATCGCAGGCCACGGCGACGGCGACCAAGTTGGGTTTGATTCCACAAATGACTCTTCCCTAAACCATGCAGAACTTGAATTTGCGTTTGAAAAAGCGCTCACAACACTGGCCAATCCTTGTCTGCCTAAACTCGACCTTGTGATCATGGCTGCTTGTGCGATGGCAACAACGGGGATGTATACAGCTCTTGCTCCTTATGCCCGGTGGCTGATTGCCAGCCAAGAAAATATCTATGGCTATAATTTATCGTGGATGGAGAATCTTGGAAGCAAAGAACCAAGTGGCTACATTTCGAAAGCTGAAGTGGCCCAGGCGCTCAAAAATGGCCGTGTTGAAGGAGAGAATGGCTTAGGGCAGCAGGTTACTATGATGCTCTCGGAAGAGGTGGCCCAAGAACTTGCGGCCCTGGCCCGCGAAACCGGCGCGGTACTCATGGAGACTGATGTCCCTCGAAGCGCCTTGGAAGATGCGAGCTTTAATCCTAAAACGTATGATTTCCGTCTCATTGCTGAAAAGATTCAAGATGATGTGCTTCTTAGCCAAGTCGACGACCTCATGGAACAAACTATCTACGAGCAAACTGAGTTATCGGAAGGCATGAATGGCAGCATTGAGGCTCACGGCATCTCAGTGACCACAAGTGATCTGGGTCTGCCTGGTTCGCTTGTGTTTTAAGCATTCTTCCCTGCACTTTTTGTGGTCTCACTTCTCTCGCATTCAGGTAACCCCAACCCGCTCCCGCTCAATCTCATAACGCGCAGGCTCAAACCGGGTTACTGCTCTTTTGCTTCGCTATTTTACAAAACCGGTCATGAAACCCTGATTCAAGTCATAAAAAAAGGCTGCATCAACTCATGAAAGTCGATGCAGCCCTTTAAGTATTATTCACTGATTAAGAGTTTGTCTTACTCATAACAAGCATGGGTGCGCGACAGCTATTCATC
It encodes:
- the pgeF gene encoding peptidoglycan editing factor PgeF, which translates into the protein MPQTQAIDLKPAFQEPAKPEILRRSHVLSAIPNIVHGFTGITGGCSEGAFSSLNLSLRVGDERAAVLENQRRAMHAVGKKSARLITVKQVHGNGLVQVTQNAGKQIQADGLWTRDRKAAIAILTADCVPILLADQSGTTVCAIHAGWRGTNLKIAKVAIEALVEAGAELNELCAAIGPSIGFEAFEIGAEVAVELRDSLGESSMIEDRPDGKARADLQGLNRALLLEAGLDPSRVEVIRHCTQSQEGYFSYRRDQGKTGRQGAMIALA
- the psd gene encoding phosphatidylserine decarboxylase (Phosphatidylserine decarboxylase is synthesized as a single chain precursor. Generation of the pyruvoyl active site from a Ser is coupled to cleavage of a Gly-Ser bond between the larger (beta) and smaller (alpha chains). It is an integral membrane protein.) produces the protein MNRKYVVEFVDRIPQAVVSRMWGWLARRKHPKVAIHLLKSTFVKATGINMQEAANPAIGAYPCLEDLFVRSLKQGARRIEPDPTALVSPVDGRVGSAGTVENGTMFQVKGRSYKLSDLLYDDEEAKRYEGGPYVTLYLSPKDYHLIHAPAAGVVSEASLIPGALMPVFPEALERVDALFARNERLITYLDSADAGRLAVVKVGATLVGRISVPYDPNLQTNRKGQSQQVYKYDPAHLIQKGAHLGSFELGSTVVLVGEKGRVTLEGLTEGAAVRMGQRIGTIQERKASKSTRSGSSAG
- a CDS encoding helix-hairpin-helix domain-containing protein — encoded protein: MPDQKGTVALGAGLLAASLGLWLSLTAVELALAAPTTIKPSHCQLPIEVVGQGTSRLNCDPDSAFSSCGILNPGDRVSLVNQDCYVERGGMQAEMRLVADLPLLLNKVSAGDLALLDGIGPSLSAAIIEYRDHSGPFKQVDELLAVRGIGKKRLKRLRRHLSCAKP
- a CDS encoding aspartate kinase, whose amino-acid sequence is MELVVQKFGGSSVGTPEKIIHVAERVARRAKTGVKVVVVVSAMQGETDRLLGLAHAVSKRPDAREADQLLATGEQASAALLAMALRERGTPARSMTGTQMRLRTDGAFSRARILTLDSDAVHGPLNNGEVVVATGFQGIDAEGNLTTLGRGGSDTSAVALAAGLGADECEIYTDVEGVFTADPRIVPDARKLDEISFDEMMEMASQGSKVLQIRSVELAMNHDIPIRVRSTFTDNPGTLVRSEDDTIEKLVVRGVSHNANEAKLTLRQVPDQPGIAAQIFTTLAGANINVDVIVQNTSKDGTTDLSFTVGMTDLAEASDILQKIASEVRAESFEVDDKIAKVSIVGVGMRAHPGVAAAMFESLKAANVNIQMITTSEIKVTCVIEREQVEAAVRALHDSFELAGTKVRAESA
- a CDS encoding S8 family serine peptidase → MLIAILTTAVMGMTLSFQTATGMVTLEPDSTVLAVEAPNPATIQDIASHLKASEVQWLFNDFYLLNATPATLKQIEQAKQLHTNIKELAVYTREGQTSHLIADGKILLRFDAGLSQADQEQILTMAGVADFKLRLDDGRTYVAEVLPENTVEAAQRLAGLRGVDYAHPDFIYQKSRTLEPDDPLTEDQWHLNLVGARAAWDLETGSADVIIAIIDSGVDLSHPEFEGRLVHPRDSLEFDEDPTPDTYDGHGTSCAGLAAAAINNATGVVGICPGCSVMPIRIMSENGYGRYGADVDAFEWAADHGASILSNSWGTAEPSSIPSAMQAAIQSVADESREGAGALILFASGNEYRENFDYELASHPSVLGVGATDSRDLKEYYSNWGNQLDITAPAGSVTTDIQSGGGYSSGDYTFQFGGTSAATPVAAGIAGLIFSIDSSFTRAQVASILMATADKIGNQPYEDEFNPYYGFGRVNSFRAVQMATGGEVCAPLPEDCENGLDDDCDGLSDDADPNCAPAITAIGAPCTQDYECGQTGTCLLIDYGYPNGYCSIGCEDECPGDGTCERLWGNNYACFDGCETRDDCRSGYDCLETASGNLACSPSCTVLGCGEGETCNYTTGNCSHDGPSTPGGACIQNNECSDNGTCLTEGDYGFLGGFCAVTCRDEKPCETGYDCVDFGRYDFCVPTCEYSSDCRDGYVCRADVEDPTFGRCFESCVTAGCEDDFCNEYGLCGSVLPPRLGDRPEPVEPAPPACTCDTTTKCNNNCPCDPECAPDYDAGGCQANPAGLWWLLGVLGIFRRRR
- a CDS encoding response regulator — its product is MEAEQKELECPPSRVLVVDDEPLIRELLVECLEIAGLTADAVDCGPAALKLMKTESFDLVLTDMKMPKMTGLELIRRIRDFDEDVVTIMMTGFGTVESAIEAMKLGSFDYILKPFKTEQILTLVTKALREQQLSRENLALRETVGIYELSEALSSSMPLDDQLELIVSTVRNQFRADCVSIVVADPEKPGTLIEKAGFGSDRVGINREALFQEVVNGQGLVGLGNETCSWMNRPQTAEHKVGAYMAVPLKMRGSPFGFLAAMSLNSASLFREGQRKGLSILGGKAANAIETARMYKNLKGTFTGTIESLQRALEAKDAYTQGHSDRVAMYSKMIAEAMNLPPMDVDRIEHGGLMHDIGKIGIRIDKLNKPQRLTPEEYELIKSHPVHGKRILEPISFLRHLVPCVYHHHEAWDGSGYPAGLEGEEIPMESRILAVADAYDAMTTDRPYRKALPHIVAMGELDRFAGKQFDVRVVKIFREVIEQHRQERIELGLIVPL